A genomic segment from Chitinophaga niabensis encodes:
- a CDS encoding SusC/RagA family TonB-linked outer membrane protein, translated as MRGSVIGFAFLLFSLQMAFSRSAEGQTVLDKKVSLQVRNESLETALKLLGERADVAFIYSTHASLSQPVNLKVTDQKLSDLLNQLLLPARLNWELVGRSVVIRSAVAPAPVVTAVKRIDLEITGFVKDGLGNALPGVTVRVKAKSGGTITDEKGVYRISADPKDSLEFSYIGFKVQTIAVRNRDEINVIMEALEGGLNEVVVIGFGQQKKISLVGAQSSVKPSELQIPASNLSTVLGGRLSGVISVQRNGEIGAGADVWIRGVSTFDNALSKPLILVDGVPRDMGSLDPEDIASFTVLKDASATAVYGVRGANGVILITTKTGKIGKPVVRLRYNEGITQLTKIPDFADGVTYMKASNEALTTRGGAPMYTDEMIEMTRNQTDPELYPDVNWFKELFDKYGRSRRVNLNINGGAEKASYYVGAGYFDEVGMYKKDALNTYNNEIAMKRYNVTTNITLQPTRTTNVKLGLQGWLANVNYPGSNAADIFAKAYFVTPIMYPTMYKDGKIPDIPAGANVQNPWALLAHSGYANQWRNQLYSNLQVRQDLDFLVKGLSINAMFAFDAYNYTSQRRTKKPSTYRATGRDADGKLIYQEVLRGDDFLGYSNARQGNRSLYNEASLNYVNEFGKHSIGAMLIYNQSDKIDTQTEDLILSLPTRFRGVSGRATYGYNSKYFLELNFGYNGSENFTPKNRYGFFPSGGLGWLLSEEKFFEPLKQIVQVAKVRFSHGIVGSSNITGRRFAYIATVETIPASGNAYTFGKNMNNNYIGRELGEYASDVTWETSQKTNLGFDLQILQGINIQADLFKERREGIFLRKESVPAYAGLRRVPFGNVGIIENKGIDGSVTWSGKIGKDIKFQLLGNFTFTRNKVIENDEPARRYPWLEERGLKVQQKFGYIALGIFESDHEVANSPRQTGDTRRGDIKYKDLNADGVIDANDKTAIGYGPIPEIVYGVGLTLSYKNFTLSGLFQGIGNVDIYLTGQGMIPFQQGMASGNLFSNIGDRWTEENPNPKAFYPRLAPGTVNDNYAESTWWLQNGRYIRLRNAQLAYSMPKAFLNRAKVKSASVFVEGVNILTFSPFKLWDVELGNGSGAAFPLIKTFSAGIDFTF; from the coding sequence AACTTAAAGGTTACAGACCAGAAGCTGAGCGACCTGCTCAACCAGTTATTACTGCCGGCCAGGCTGAACTGGGAGCTGGTAGGCAGGAGCGTAGTGATCCGCAGTGCGGTAGCTCCTGCGCCTGTTGTTACTGCTGTAAAACGCATAGACCTTGAGATCACGGGTTTCGTGAAGGATGGTTTGGGCAATGCGCTGCCGGGAGTTACGGTACGCGTAAAAGCAAAATCCGGAGGTACCATCACAGACGAAAAAGGGGTGTACAGGATCAGCGCTGATCCTAAAGATTCCCTGGAGTTCAGCTACATCGGTTTCAAAGTACAAACCATCGCCGTGCGCAACAGGGATGAGATCAATGTGATCATGGAAGCGCTGGAAGGTGGCTTGAACGAAGTAGTGGTGATCGGTTTCGGGCAACAGAAAAAGATCAGTCTTGTTGGTGCGCAATCTTCCGTAAAACCCTCGGAGCTGCAGATCCCGGCTTCCAACTTAAGTACTGTGCTGGGTGGCCGCCTCTCCGGAGTAATTTCCGTACAGCGTAATGGTGAGATCGGCGCAGGCGCAGATGTATGGATCAGGGGAGTATCCACCTTCGATAATGCACTCAGCAAACCATTGATCCTTGTAGATGGTGTGCCCCGCGATATGGGCAGCCTGGACCCTGAAGACATTGCCAGTTTCACTGTACTGAAAGATGCTTCCGCTACTGCAGTGTATGGCGTGCGCGGTGCGAACGGTGTAATACTTATTACTACCAAAACCGGTAAGATCGGAAAACCGGTGGTGCGTTTAAGGTACAACGAAGGGATCACACAACTGACCAAGATCCCGGATTTTGCAGATGGCGTGACCTATATGAAAGCTTCCAACGAAGCACTGACCACCAGGGGTGGTGCTCCGATGTATACGGATGAAATGATTGAGATGACCCGTAACCAGACAGATCCCGAATTATATCCAGACGTGAACTGGTTTAAAGAACTGTTCGATAAATATGGCCGCAGCCGCCGTGTAAACCTCAATATCAATGGCGGTGCGGAAAAAGCCAGCTACTATGTAGGGGCAGGTTATTTTGATGAAGTGGGTATGTATAAAAAAGATGCACTCAATACCTATAATAATGAAATCGCTATGAAGCGATACAACGTTACCACTAACATCACTTTACAACCTACGCGCACCACTAATGTTAAGCTGGGTTTGCAGGGCTGGCTCGCGAATGTGAATTACCCCGGCTCCAATGCTGCGGACATTTTTGCGAAAGCCTACTTTGTTACACCGATCATGTATCCTACCATGTATAAAGATGGGAAGATACCGGATATCCCGGCGGGCGCCAATGTGCAGAACCCCTGGGCATTACTGGCACACTCTGGTTATGCGAACCAGTGGCGCAACCAGTTGTACTCCAACTTACAGGTAAGGCAGGACCTTGACTTCCTCGTGAAGGGCCTTTCTATCAATGCCATGTTTGCTTTTGATGCTTACAATTATACCAGCCAGCGCCGTACTAAAAAGCCAAGCACCTACCGTGCTACCGGAAGAGATGCAGATGGGAAGCTCATTTACCAGGAAGTACTTCGCGGAGACGATTTCCTCGGTTATTCCAATGCAAGGCAAGGTAACCGTTCACTGTACAATGAAGCATCGCTGAACTATGTGAACGAATTTGGTAAACACAGCATAGGCGCTATGTTGATCTATAACCAAAGTGATAAGATCGATACGCAGACGGAAGACCTCATCCTATCATTGCCTACACGTTTCAGAGGAGTGTCTGGCCGTGCTACATATGGCTACAACTCAAAGTACTTCCTGGAGTTGAACTTTGGTTATAATGGTTCGGAAAACTTTACACCGAAGAACCGCTACGGATTTTTCCCTTCAGGGGGTTTAGGATGGCTGTTATCTGAAGAAAAATTCTTTGAGCCGCTGAAGCAAATTGTACAGGTGGCCAAAGTACGTTTTTCACATGGTATTGTGGGCAGCAGCAACATCACCGGCAGAAGGTTCGCTTATATCGCTACTGTGGAAACTATTCCCGCCAGTGGCAATGCGTATACCTTTGGCAAGAACATGAATAATAACTATATAGGAAGGGAACTGGGAGAATATGCATCAGATGTGACCTGGGAAACATCACAGAAAACCAACCTGGGTTTTGATCTGCAGATCCTGCAAGGCATCAACATACAGGCGGACCTGTTTAAAGAAAGAAGAGAAGGCATCTTCCTGCGTAAAGAATCTGTGCCTGCTTATGCAGGCTTGCGGAGAGTTCCTTTCGGTAACGTAGGGATCATTGAGAATAAAGGGATTGATGGTTCCGTTACCTGGTCCGGCAAAATAGGCAAGGACATTAAGTTCCAGCTCCTGGGCAACTTCACATTCACCCGTAACAAAGTGATTGAAAATGATGAACCCGCACGCCGTTATCCATGGCTGGAAGAGCGTGGTCTGAAAGTGCAGCAGAAGTTTGGCTACATCGCTTTGGGAATATTTGAAAGCGATCATGAAGTAGCCAACAGTCCAAGGCAAACAGGTGATACCCGGAGAGGTGATATCAAATATAAAGACCTGAATGCGGATGGTGTGATCGATGCAAATGATAAAACAGCTATTGGTTACGGACCCATTCCTGAGATTGTATACGGTGTTGGTTTAACGCTCTCCTATAAAAACTTCACGCTCTCCGGTTTGTTCCAGGGTATAGGGAATGTAGATATCTATCTCACCGGTCAGGGTATGATCCCTTTCCAGCAAGGTATGGCCAGTGGCAACCTCTTCAGTAATATCGGCGATCGCTGGACGGAAGAGAACCCAAATCCCAAAGCATTCTATCCGCGTTTAGCACCTGGTACCGTGAATGATAACTATGCAGAAAGTACCTGGTGGCTGCAGAATGGCCGTTACATCCGTTTAAGGAATGCACAGCTGGCTTACAGCATGCCTAAAGCGTTCCTGAACAGGGCAAAGGTGAAGAGTGCATCTGTGTTTGTAGAGGGTGTGAACATCCTCACCTTCTCTCCATTCAAACTATGGGATGTTGAACTGGGCAATGGCAGTGGTGCTGCCTTCCCGCTGATTAAAACATTTAGTGCCGGTATTGACTTTACTTTCTAA